A genomic window from bacterium includes:
- the hemA gene encoding glutamyl-tRNA reductase, whose translation MSEIVIVGLNHRTAPVEVRERLAFPADTVGHALRGLREIDGVSEGVILSTCNRVEACVLSESGYGGVESVKEFLAGFHGVPIGELSDHLYHHLGEGAVRHLFRVSSSLDSMVLGEPQILGQVKDAYGYACEFKTIGPVLDKFFTKAFSVAKRVRTETRVANSAVSVSYAAVELAKKILGDLPDKVVMLIGAGEMCELAARHLLSAGAKGILVTNRTFERAVHLAEEFDGTAVRFEELGVHLKRADIILSSTGSPHFILKREDVEAVIRIRRNRPMFFIDMAVPRDIDPDANEIDNVYVYDIDDLNNVIETNLEERQREAALAEEIVVAEVAGFRRWLDSQQVTPTIVSLRRKFDEVRQAEVAKALSALGTADPKTRKVVESLASSILNKVLHAPIASLKREANGRRPMEMVTVVREIFDLPEEEAEGAREGAERASEQGGTIGGQ comes from the coding sequence ATGAGCGAGATCGTCATCGTCGGATTGAACCACCGCACCGCGCCGGTGGAGGTCCGGGAGCGCCTGGCGTTCCCCGCGGACACGGTGGGGCACGCCCTTCGCGGGCTGAGGGAGATCGACGGCGTCTCCGAGGGGGTCATCCTCTCCACCTGCAACCGCGTCGAGGCCTGCGTCCTTTCGGAATCGGGATACGGGGGCGTGGAGAGCGTGAAGGAATTCCTCGCCGGGTTCCACGGCGTCCCGATCGGCGAGCTGTCGGACCACCTCTACCACCACCTCGGGGAAGGGGCGGTCCGCCACCTGTTCCGCGTCTCCAGCAGCCTCGACTCGATGGTGCTCGGGGAGCCGCAGATCCTCGGGCAGGTGAAGGACGCCTACGGGTACGCCTGCGAGTTCAAGACGATCGGGCCGGTCCTCGACAAGTTCTTCACGAAGGCGTTCTCGGTCGCGAAGCGGGTTCGCACGGAAACGCGGGTCGCGAACAGCGCCGTCTCGGTATCGTACGCCGCCGTGGAACTCGCGAAGAAGATCCTGGGCGACCTCCCCGACAAGGTGGTGATGCTGATCGGGGCGGGGGAGATGTGCGAGCTGGCGGCGCGGCACCTGCTCTCCGCCGGCGCCAAGGGGATCCTCGTGACGAACCGGACCTTCGAACGCGCCGTTCACCTCGCCGAGGAGTTCGACGGCACTGCCGTGCGCTTCGAGGAGCTGGGCGTCCACCTGAAGCGCGCGGACATCATCCTCTCCTCGACCGGATCCCCGCACTTCATCCTGAAGCGGGAGGACGTGGAGGCGGTCATCCGGATCCGCAGGAACCGGCCGATGTTCTTCATCGACATGGCGGTGCCGCGCGATATCGACCCGGACGCCAACGAGATCGACAACGTATACGTCTACGACATCGACGACCTGAACAACGTGATCGAGACGAACCTGGAGGAGCGGCAGCGCGAGGCGGCGTTGGCGGAGGAGATCGTCGTCGCCGAGGTCGCGGGCTTCCGCCGCTGGCTCGATTCGCAGCAGGTGACCCCGACGATCGTTTCGCTGCGGCGCAAGTTCGACGAGGTGCGCCAGGCGGAGGTGGCGAAGGCGCTCTCCGCCCTGGGGACGGCCGACCCCAAGACGCGGAAGGTGGTCGAGTCGCTCGCCTCCTCGATCCTCAACAAGGTGCTGCATGCCCCGATCGCTTCGCTGAAGCGGGAGGCGAACGGCCGCCGCCCGATGGAGATGGTGACGGTGGTGCGTGAGATCTTCGATCTCCCGGAAGAGGAAGCCGAAGGGGCGCGGGAAGGCGCGGAGCGCGCCTCCGAACAAGGAGGAACCATTGGCGGCCAGTGA
- the ccsB gene encoding c-type cytochrome biogenesis protein CcsB: protein MHTVLLKVTALFYLVGALAYLHFVFTLNERSAKLGRMLLLIGAILHGTGFVARYFVAGYTPITSLFESLSFSAFAIVCVFLGFELRYNLRVLGAFVAPLAFAFSASAAFLPGEVRALAPALNSYWLPVHVLLLFFGNAVFAVAFGAGIMYLLMEKELKTKKMGAIFKRLPSLNVLDDINYRCLTIGFPLLTLGIITGSIWAEYAWGSYWSWDPKEVWSLITWFIYAALLHVRMTVGWRGRKAAIFAIVGFCAILFTFLGVNLLLPGLHTYTSFSG from the coding sequence ATGCACACCGTCCTGCTCAAGGTCACGGCACTCTTCTACCTCGTCGGGGCGCTGGCGTACCTCCACTTCGTCTTCACGCTGAACGAACGAAGCGCGAAGCTCGGGCGGATGCTGCTGCTGATCGGCGCCATCCTCCACGGGACGGGGTTCGTCGCGCGCTACTTCGTCGCCGGGTACACCCCGATCACGAGCCTCTTCGAGTCGCTCTCCTTCTCCGCCTTCGCGATCGTGTGCGTCTTCCTGGGCTTCGAGCTCCGGTACAACCTCCGGGTCCTCGGCGCGTTCGTGGCGCCCCTGGCCTTCGCCTTCAGCGCTTCCGCCGCCTTCCTCCCGGGGGAGGTCCGGGCGCTGGCCCCCGCGCTCAACTCGTACTGGCTCCCCGTGCACGTGCTCCTCCTCTTCTTCGGCAATGCCGTCTTCGCCGTGGCGTTCGGCGCGGGGATCATGTACCTGCTGATGGAGAAGGAGCTGAAGACCAAGAAAATGGGGGCGATCTTCAAGCGCCTCCCGTCCCTCAACGTCCTCGACGACATCAATTACCGGTGCCTGACGATCGGTTTCCCGCTCCTCACCCTGGGGATCATCACGGGATCGATCTGGGCGGAATACGCCTGGGGCTCCTACTGGAGCTGGGATCCGAAGGAGGTCTGGTCCCTCATCACGTGGTTCATCTACGCCGCTCTCCTCCACGTGCGGATGACCGTCGGCTGGCGCGGCCGCAAGGCGGCGATCTTCGCGATCGTCGGGTTCTGCGCGATCCTGTTCACCTTCCTCGGCGTGAACCTTCTCCTCCCGGGTCTGCACACCTATACGAGCTTTTCCGGCTGA
- a CDS encoding glycosyltransferase family 2 protein: protein MNGIGPVCAIIPAYNAEETVGAVVKGALAFLPTVIVADDGSTDATSQVAEDAGALVIRVPENLGKGHCLRLLFAEARNRGFDAVISLDSDGQHDPADIPRFLDAHRNDPGSVIVGSRMADEEAIPVHRRNSMLVARFYVCLAANRYIDDTQCGYRLYPLSVVESVALHKERYVMETELLLKAGDSGIPIHSLPIPAVYLPDQKTYFRSVPDVAAISVYVISYIMVKWALELWRPGEVNTHKGPGSGRDRFFLSPAVDRAFESLMVLTCIPLSALYGVLYFLVRSVFGIRVFEGLKGCGIPVGKVFLSTMLLPLLLVVSIIDLVGNRVGLRLGLTSRFVTKWYPNLWK from the coding sequence ATGAACGGGATCGGGCCGGTATGCGCGATCATCCCCGCCTATAACGCGGAGGAGACGGTCGGTGCCGTAGTGAAGGGGGCGCTCGCATTCCTGCCGACGGTCATCGTGGCCGACGACGGATCTACCGATGCCACCTCGCAGGTTGCGGAGGACGCGGGCGCCCTGGTGATCCGGGTACCGGAAAACCTCGGGAAGGGCCATTGTCTTCGTTTGCTGTTCGCGGAAGCCCGGAACAGGGGATTCGATGCCGTCATCTCGCTGGATTCGGACGGACAGCACGATCCGGCGGACATCCCGCGGTTTCTCGACGCTCATCGGAACGATCCCGGATCCGTCATCGTCGGATCGAGGATGGCCGATGAAGAGGCGATTCCGGTCCACCGAAGGAATTCGATGCTGGTCGCCAGGTTCTACGTCTGCCTCGCGGCCAACCGCTACATCGACGATACCCAGTGCGGGTATCGCCTTTACCCGCTGTCCGTGGTGGAGTCCGTCGCGCTTCACAAGGAACGCTATGTGATGGAAACCGAACTCCTCCTGAAAGCCGGGGACTCGGGAATTCCGATCCACTCCTTGCCGATCCCCGCCGTCTATCTTCCGGATCAGAAGACGTACTTCCGTTCCGTGCCGGATGTGGCGGCCATTTCCGTCTACGTCATCTCCTACATCATGGTCAAGTGGGCGTTGGAGCTGTGGCGCCCGGGGGAGGTCAACACCCACAAGGGGCCCGGTTCCGGGCGGGACCGGTTTTTCCTTTCCCCCGCTGTGGACAGGGCGTTCGAGAGCCTGATGGTGCTGACCTGCATCCCGTTGAGCGCCCTGTACGGTGTCCTGTATTTCCTCGTCCGATCCGTATTCGGCATCCGGGTGTTCGAGGGGCTGAAAGGATGCGGAATCCCGGTCGGAAAGGTATTTCTGTCGACGATGCTCCTTCCCCTGTTGCTGGTGGTTTCCATCATCGACCTCGTCGGGAACCGTGTCGGCCTGCGCCTGGGCCTCACCTCCCGGTTCGTGACGAAATGGTACCCGAATCTCTGGAAATGA